In Arthrobacter sp. B3I9, the following are encoded in one genomic region:
- a CDS encoding NUDIX hydrolase, with translation MKHEVKQIRERLAYSNPFIELYDDDVEFPDGTTGRYVRLRATMPGAPVVLVAMHEGRIALVRTFRYPLGQLVWELPRGFSQGVSVEDTARNELREELGISSADIEVIGFLAPDSGVQSIRAAVVAATVRAPGQGPEDINEVESIGWVTLQELEQMIRRGQVEDSFTVAACTLIRLHERL, from the coding sequence GTGAAGCATGAAGTCAAGCAGATCCGGGAGCGACTCGCGTACTCCAATCCATTCATCGAGCTTTACGACGACGATGTGGAATTTCCCGATGGCACAACCGGACGATATGTCCGACTTCGGGCGACGATGCCAGGGGCGCCGGTCGTGCTTGTCGCCATGCACGAGGGCCGGATAGCACTCGTTCGAACCTTCCGATATCCACTCGGCCAGCTTGTATGGGAGCTCCCCCGCGGGTTCTCGCAGGGCGTGAGCGTGGAAGATACAGCCCGTAACGAGCTCCGGGAGGAACTTGGAATATCAAGTGCTGATATCGAGGTCATAGGGTTTCTTGCGCCTGACTCCGGCGTACAAAGCATTAGGGCTGCTGTAGTCGCTGCAACTGTCAGGGCCCCGGGACAGGGCCCTGAGGACATCAATGAGGTCGAATCGATAGGCTGGGTCACCCTTCAGGAGCTGGAGCAGATGATTAGGCGGGGCCAGGTGGAAGATAGCTTTACTGTCGCCGCCTGTACACTGATCCGACTGCACGAGCGTCTTTAG
- a CDS encoding S1C family serine protease gives MNETAQFGPEPLASGVEKWTGTPTPKPKRVGAGGLISCMLAAGVLGGGTVAAASTLFSASSPAASAVQSAEFTPVIVNNPDSVNAVTAAAQKATPSVVTISATSANSGGTGSGIILDADGDILTNMHVVTLDGAAANAVIEVRTSNGKVYSGTVVGTDALADLAVVKIDAEGLVPADLGDSAKVNVGDTAIAIGAPLGLSGTVTDGIVSAANRTIETASSATPSTQSRSATATQASISTNVIQTDAAINPGNSGGALVNTKGQVIGVNVAIASADSSSSSTQSGNIGVGFLIPINEASRVAQEIIAKGSATHGQLGISVQDMASGTSSEFTAGAKISAVTAGSGAASAGLKAGDVVTGLAGRSITDASELIAAAHEHAAGTTVKVTYQRDGKEASVDVVLGSATAG, from the coding sequence ATGAATGAAACCGCTCAATTCGGGCCCGAGCCGCTGGCGTCGGGGGTCGAAAAATGGACGGGCACCCCAACCCCTAAGCCGAAGCGTGTCGGCGCCGGTGGGCTCATCTCCTGTATGTTGGCCGCCGGTGTCCTGGGCGGCGGCACTGTTGCCGCAGCCTCGACCCTTTTCAGCGCCTCATCCCCGGCGGCCAGTGCGGTGCAATCGGCTGAGTTCACCCCGGTGATCGTCAACAACCCGGACAGCGTCAATGCCGTCACGGCCGCGGCGCAGAAGGCGACACCCAGTGTGGTGACGATCAGCGCCACCAGCGCGAACTCAGGCGGAACCGGCTCGGGCATCATTCTGGATGCGGATGGCGACATCCTGACGAATATGCACGTGGTCACCCTTGACGGAGCCGCCGCGAACGCGGTCATTGAAGTCCGCACCAGCAACGGCAAGGTTTACTCGGGCACAGTGGTTGGCACGGATGCGCTCGCAGACCTGGCAGTGGTCAAGATCGACGCCGAGGGTCTGGTCCCCGCGGACCTGGGGGATTCCGCCAAGGTCAACGTCGGCGATACCGCCATTGCCATCGGCGCCCCCTTGGGACTGAGCGGCACGGTCACGGACGGCATAGTGTCGGCCGCCAACCGCACCATCGAAACCGCTTCGTCAGCCACACCCAGCACGCAGAGCCGTTCCGCCACGGCCACGCAAGCCTCGATCAGCACCAACGTCATCCAGACCGACGCGGCCATCAACCCGGGCAATTCCGGCGGTGCCCTGGTGAACACGAAGGGCCAGGTCATCGGCGTCAACGTAGCCATCGCCTCGGCGGACTCGTCGTCCTCCTCCACGCAGTCCGGAAACATCGGCGTCGGCTTCTTGATACCCATCAACGAGGCCTCACGCGTGGCGCAGGAAATCATCGCCAAGGGGTCCGCCACCCACGGCCAGCTCGGAATCTCCGTCCAGGACATGGCCTCGGGAACGTCATCGGAATTCACAGCAGGGGCAAAGATCTCCGCGGTGACTGCAGGATCCGGTGCGGCCTCGGCGGGCCTCAAGGCCGGCGACGTCGTGACCGGCCTGGCCGGGCGGAGCATCACTGACGCCTCGGAACTCATAGCCGCCGCCCACGAACACGCGGCCGGAACCACCGTCAAAGTCACATACCAGCGTGACGGCAAGGAAGCGAGTGTGGACGTGGTGCTGGGGAGCGCGACGGCGGGGTGA
- a CDS encoding neutral zinc metallopeptidase, whose product MANSQGSWSHRLLAVSVAVLVALLLVAAGIWASQSGWIAELAGATGTPPSSSAGGSSPSDPARAGTSPSPTPTPTPTPTPTVSPMPDPALLLDELETAEGIANGFWTRHWNDYFPGKYSPPKVLGLYDGNSSSVPICGTKPLSANNAYYCPPADYVAWDLNLMKKGYAEGNTWPYLVIAHEWGHAIQARLGASLTEKADELQADCLAGAALYGAAADGELVFETGDQKELASGLSELGDETPWTSSADHGDSFERIRHFDEGRLHGIARCIPGMKFGGWGGTLVYSSGISVSVLPLGYRDVGSPMPGTAAPATPGTTPSATPTNPARVAVIFEITVKNGSPSAFDATDMGQPIIRYGERGLLAETVADPAAGRDSSSFGTLKPGQSKSITVGAVVPPNERTVCVAVPGPNPDADWSASFEGELNPR is encoded by the coding sequence ATGGCGAATTCTCAGGGAAGCTGGAGTCATCGGCTCTTGGCCGTCAGCGTCGCGGTCTTGGTGGCGCTACTCCTGGTGGCCGCGGGAATCTGGGCCTCGCAGTCCGGCTGGATCGCCGAGCTCGCCGGCGCAACCGGCACGCCGCCGTCCTCCAGCGCTGGCGGTTCTTCGCCGTCGGATCCGGCACGCGCCGGGACGAGCCCGAGCCCGACGCCGACGCCGACGCCTACGCCGACCCCGACCGTTTCACCGATGCCCGACCCTGCGCTGCTTTTGGATGAACTAGAGACCGCTGAGGGTATTGCCAACGGATTCTGGACACGGCACTGGAACGACTATTTCCCGGGCAAATACAGCCCCCCGAAGGTATTGGGCCTGTATGACGGAAACTCCTCCAGCGTTCCGATTTGCGGAACCAAACCGCTGTCCGCCAACAATGCCTACTATTGCCCGCCGGCGGACTACGTGGCCTGGGACTTGAACCTCATGAAGAAGGGCTATGCCGAGGGTAACACATGGCCCTACCTGGTGATCGCGCACGAGTGGGGACATGCTATCCAGGCGAGGCTCGGCGCCTCTCTCACTGAAAAAGCTGATGAACTTCAGGCCGACTGCCTGGCCGGAGCGGCCCTCTACGGGGCCGCCGCGGACGGAGAATTGGTCTTTGAAACGGGCGACCAAAAGGAACTGGCCTCCGGGCTCAGTGAGCTGGGAGATGAAACGCCCTGGACTTCCAGCGCGGATCATGGCGATTCGTTTGAACGCATCCGTCATTTCGACGAAGGCCGCCTCCATGGCATCGCCCGTTGCATCCCCGGTATGAAGTTCGGGGGCTGGGGCGGGACACTTGTCTACTCAAGTGGGATCTCCGTCTCCGTCCTCCCCTTGGGATACCGCGACGTCGGCTCGCCCATGCCAGGAACCGCAGCCCCGGCCACGCCGGGCACCACTCCGTCGGCGACTCCAACAAACCCTGCGCGGGTGGCCGTGATTTTCGAGATCACCGTCAAAAACGGCAGCCCGTCAGCCTTCGACGCCACCGACATGGGACAACCGATCATCCGCTATGGTGAGCGCGGACTTCTCGCAGAAACCGTCGCCGACCCCGCAGCCGGCCGGGACTCCAGCTCATTCGGGACCCTCAAGCCGGGGCAGAGTAAGAGCATCACAGTTGGCGCCGTAGTTCCTCCGAACGAGCGGACGGTGTGCGTAGCTGTCCCTGGTCCCAATCCCGACGCCGACTGGTCCGCGTCCTTCGAAGGGGAACTGAACCCCCGGTGA
- a CDS encoding NAD(P)H-quinone dehydrogenase codes for MTTHPDFSAPRIAILGGGPGGYEAAMVAASLGAKVTIVERAGLGGSAVLTDVVPSKTLIATADLMTRVGEADELGVKFDVDGGDFAPVMRADLKHINDRLLGLARQQSADIRAGLENQGVRIVIGSGKLLDSHTIEVLTAEGTEKIEADAILLSVGAHPRELPTARPDGIRILNWAQIYNMDELPEELIVVGSGVTGAEFASAYNGLGSKVTLISSRDRVLPGSDTDAAEVLEGVFERRGVKVLSRARAETVQRTEDGVVVTLADGAKVTGSHCLVAVGSIPNTAGIGLEEAGVALTESGHIKVDGVSRTSAPNIYAAGDCTGVLALASVAAMQGRIAIAHFLGDSVTPIKLHQVASNIFTSPEIASVGVSEAEIDSGKYQGDIVKLSLKSNARAKMRNHKDGFIKIFARKGSGTVIGGVVVGPNASELIFAISIAVKQKLHVDDVASTFTVYPSLSGSISEAARRLHVHM; via the coding sequence GTGACTACGCATCCCGATTTCAGTGCCCCCCGTATCGCGATTCTCGGCGGAGGCCCCGGCGGCTATGAAGCCGCCATGGTGGCCGCCTCGCTGGGGGCGAAGGTCACCATCGTCGAGCGCGCCGGCCTCGGCGGCTCCGCGGTGCTGACCGACGTCGTTCCCTCGAAAACGCTGATCGCCACGGCAGACCTGATGACGCGCGTGGGCGAGGCGGATGAGCTGGGCGTTAAGTTCGACGTCGACGGCGGCGACTTCGCCCCCGTCATGCGGGCGGACCTCAAGCACATCAATGACCGGCTCCTGGGCCTGGCCCGGCAGCAGTCCGCGGACATCCGCGCCGGACTGGAGAACCAGGGCGTCCGGATTGTGATCGGTTCCGGAAAGCTGCTGGACAGCCACACCATCGAGGTCCTCACCGCCGAGGGCACCGAGAAAATCGAAGCGGACGCGATCCTCCTGTCCGTCGGCGCCCACCCGCGCGAACTGCCTACTGCCCGGCCGGACGGCATCCGCATCCTCAACTGGGCCCAGATCTACAACATGGACGAACTCCCCGAAGAACTCATCGTGGTGGGTTCCGGCGTCACCGGCGCCGAGTTCGCCTCCGCCTACAACGGCCTCGGCTCCAAGGTGACCTTGATTTCCAGCCGCGACCGCGTGCTGCCCGGCTCCGACACGGATGCCGCCGAAGTCCTTGAGGGTGTCTTTGAACGCCGTGGTGTGAAGGTGCTCTCGCGCGCCCGCGCCGAAACGGTCCAGCGCACCGAGGACGGCGTGGTGGTCACCCTCGCCGACGGCGCCAAGGTCACCGGCAGCCACTGCCTCGTCGCCGTGGGTTCCATTCCGAACACCGCGGGGATCGGCCTCGAGGAGGCCGGCGTCGCGCTCACGGAAAGCGGCCACATCAAGGTCGACGGCGTCTCCCGCACCAGCGCGCCGAACATCTACGCGGCCGGTGACTGCACCGGCGTGCTCGCCCTGGCCTCGGTGGCCGCGATGCAGGGCCGGATCGCCATCGCCCACTTCCTGGGCGACAGCGTGACGCCGATCAAGCTGCACCAGGTGGCGTCCAACATCTTCACGTCACCGGAAATCGCGTCCGTGGGCGTCTCCGAAGCCGAGATCGACTCCGGCAAGTACCAGGGCGACATCGTCAAGCTGTCATTGAAGAGCAACGCCCGCGCCAAGATGCGCAACCACAAGGACGGGTTCATCAAGATCTTCGCCCGCAAGGGCTCCGGCACCGTGATCGGCGGCGTCGTGGTGGGTCCGAATGCCTCCGAACTGATCTTCGCCATCTCGATTGCGGTGAAGCAGAAACTGCACGTCGACGACGTCGCCAGCACCTTCACCGTCTACCCGTCCCTGAGCGGCTCCATTTCCGAAGCGGCCCGGCGCCTGCACGTCCACATGTAA
- a CDS encoding purine-nucleoside phosphorylase translates to MSNTEFLNTDPFDAARAAADYIAEETGVDSHDVALVLGSGWGEAADLIGETTATLTASEVPGFSPPSVVGHVGTIRSVLTKEGKRALVLGARTHYYEGKGVRAVVHGVRTAAAAGCKTLVLTNGCGGLNEDWAPGTPVLISDHINLTATSPLEGATFVDLTDLYSSRIRALAREVDSTLDEGVYAQFTGPHYETPAEVQYAKRIGADLVGMSTALEAIAGRHAGLEVFGISLVTNLAAGISPVPLSHEEVLEAGHAAGPRISKLLAEIIAKL, encoded by the coding sequence GTGAGCAATACAGAATTCCTGAACACTGACCCCTTCGACGCCGCGCGTGCCGCAGCCGACTACATCGCCGAAGAGACGGGTGTGGACTCCCACGACGTTGCCCTCGTGCTTGGTTCGGGCTGGGGCGAGGCCGCCGACCTGATCGGCGAGACCACCGCCACGCTGACCGCGTCCGAGGTTCCGGGCTTCTCCCCGCCGTCCGTCGTGGGCCATGTGGGCACCATCCGCTCCGTGCTGACCAAGGAGGGCAAACGGGCGCTGGTCCTGGGCGCCCGGACGCACTACTACGAGGGCAAGGGCGTCCGCGCCGTGGTCCACGGTGTGCGCACCGCCGCCGCCGCAGGCTGCAAAACGCTCGTGTTGACCAATGGATGCGGCGGCCTGAACGAGGACTGGGCACCGGGCACCCCGGTGCTGATCAGTGACCACATCAACCTCACCGCCACATCCCCGCTCGAGGGCGCCACGTTCGTGGACCTGACGGACCTGTACTCCTCGCGCATCCGAGCCCTGGCCCGCGAGGTGGACTCCACGCTGGACGAGGGTGTCTACGCGCAGTTCACCGGCCCGCACTACGAGACCCCCGCCGAGGTGCAGTACGCGAAGCGGATCGGGGCGGACCTGGTGGGCATGTCCACCGCGCTCGAGGCCATCGCCGGACGCCATGCAGGTCTGGAGGTCTTCGGCATCTCGCTGGTGACCAACCTCGCCGCCGGCATCAGTCCGGTGCCGCTCAGCCATGAGGAAGTCCTGGAAGCCGGCCACGCGGCGGGTCCCCGCATCTCCAAGCTGCTCGCGGAGATCATCGCCAAGCTCTAG
- a CDS encoding Rrf2 family transcriptional regulator — protein sequence MKMGRGVEWAIHSCVNMAWTPAGEAVNSARLAEYYQLPAAYLNKQLQALVRAGVMASVSGPRGGFHLARRPENITVLDVVLALEGPDPTFRCEGIAGNAPEADQHVNFVRSCLISQTMRQAELVWRQALARQTIAGIADSMGRRFPDSRQKALEFLADAG from the coding sequence ATGAAGATGGGCCGTGGGGTGGAGTGGGCCATACACAGCTGCGTCAACATGGCATGGACTCCCGCGGGCGAGGCGGTCAACAGCGCCCGGCTGGCCGAGTACTACCAACTCCCCGCCGCCTACCTGAACAAGCAACTGCAGGCCCTGGTCCGCGCCGGGGTCATGGCCTCGGTGTCAGGGCCTCGCGGAGGCTTCCATCTGGCCCGGCGGCCGGAGAACATCACCGTGCTGGACGTTGTCCTGGCGCTGGAGGGGCCGGATCCGACGTTCCGTTGCGAGGGAATTGCGGGCAACGCCCCGGAGGCGGATCAGCACGTCAATTTCGTCCGGAGCTGCCTCATCTCCCAGACCATGCGGCAGGCCGAACTGGTGTGGCGGCAGGCCCTGGCGCGCCAGACCATCGCCGGGATCGCCGATTCGATGGGTCGGCGGTTCCCGGACAGCAGGCAGAAGGCGCTGGAGTTCCTGGCCGACGCCGGCTAG
- a CDS encoding phospho-sugar mutase, whose protein sequence is MTSPDAELIRLLGEARDWAAQDPDPTTAAGLTELVQLTANGAAAARQELADSFSGTLQFGTAGLRAALGPGPNRMNRVVVRRAAAGFTAFLANAVEQASPGTRPRAVVGYDARYNSDIFAEETAAILTAAGVETFLMPAALPTPLLAYAVRALECDGGVMVTASHNPPQDNGYKVYLGRHAVEESGRGAQIVAPYDALIAARIDAVGPLESIVLAQEGWTVLDSSIAADYEAAAAALAVPGHFPARDLKIVLTPMHGVGGETAVAVLNAAGFADVTLVAEQAEPDPDFPTVNFPNPEEPGALDLALETAVRVDADIVLANDPDADRAAVAAKDPDTGAWRMLRGDEVGALLGAHVVARLAAGGESAGSAANGGVFASSIVSSRLLARIAAAAGFAHEETLTGFKWIARVPGLLYGYEEALGYCVAPSLVRDKDGISAAVLIAELAAAAKAEGKTIFDTLDELYLVHGLHMSDQLSIRVADLGLLDAMMNRLRVSPPESFGGSAVETVVDLAEGSEQLPPTDGLLYLTKDLSRVIIRPSGTEPKLKCYLEVIRSVGTAAELPEARQEARGALDGVLADVREALGL, encoded by the coding sequence ATGACTTCTCCTGATGCCGAACTCATCCGACTGCTGGGCGAAGCCCGGGACTGGGCTGCCCAGGACCCCGACCCGACCACCGCTGCCGGTCTCACCGAACTGGTCCAGCTCACTGCGAACGGCGCCGCCGCCGCCCGGCAGGAACTGGCAGACAGCTTCAGCGGCACCCTGCAGTTCGGCACGGCAGGGCTGCGGGCGGCCCTCGGCCCGGGCCCGAACCGGATGAACCGAGTGGTGGTGCGCCGCGCCGCGGCCGGGTTCACCGCTTTCCTGGCCAACGCCGTTGAGCAGGCCTCCCCCGGCACCCGGCCCCGCGCCGTCGTCGGCTATGACGCCCGCTACAACTCCGATATCTTCGCCGAAGAGACGGCGGCCATCCTCACCGCGGCCGGCGTGGAAACCTTTTTGATGCCGGCGGCCCTGCCGACGCCGCTGCTCGCCTACGCGGTCCGGGCACTGGAGTGCGACGGCGGCGTGATGGTGACCGCCAGCCACAACCCGCCGCAGGACAACGGCTACAAGGTCTACCTCGGCCGGCACGCCGTCGAGGAAAGCGGCCGCGGGGCGCAGATCGTCGCCCCCTACGATGCCCTGATCGCCGCCAGGATCGACGCCGTCGGTCCCCTGGAGTCCATCGTCCTGGCACAGGAAGGCTGGACCGTACTGGACTCCTCCATCGCCGCCGACTATGAGGCCGCCGCCGCCGCCCTTGCCGTTCCCGGCCATTTCCCGGCGCGGGACCTGAAGATCGTCCTGACCCCCATGCATGGCGTGGGCGGTGAGACAGCCGTGGCCGTCCTCAACGCTGCCGGCTTCGCCGATGTCACCCTGGTCGCTGAACAGGCCGAGCCGGACCCCGACTTTCCCACGGTGAACTTCCCGAACCCGGAAGAACCCGGGGCCCTGGACCTGGCCCTGGAAACCGCCGTCCGGGTGGACGCCGACATCGTTCTCGCCAATGACCCCGACGCCGACCGGGCTGCGGTGGCCGCGAAGGACCCGGACACCGGTGCCTGGCGGATGCTGCGCGGTGACGAGGTGGGCGCCCTGCTGGGCGCGCACGTCGTGGCGCGTCTGGCCGCCGGTGGCGAATCCGCCGGCAGTGCCGCAAATGGAGGCGTGTTCGCGAGCTCGATCGTATCCTCGCGCCTGCTGGCACGGATTGCCGCGGCCGCAGGTTTTGCGCATGAAGAAACCCTGACTGGTTTCAAGTGGATCGCGCGCGTGCCGGGCCTGCTGTACGGCTATGAGGAAGCGCTGGGCTACTGCGTCGCCCCGTCGCTGGTGCGGGACAAAGACGGGATCTCCGCCGCCGTGCTGATTGCCGAACTGGCGGCTGCGGCCAAGGCCGAGGGCAAGACCATCTTCGACACGCTCGACGAGCTGTACCTGGTGCACGGCCTGCACATGAGCGACCAGCTCAGCATCCGGGTGGCGGACCTGGGCCTGCTGGACGCCATGATGAACCGGCTGCGCGTCAGCCCGCCGGAATCCTTTGGCGGCTCCGCGGTGGAAACGGTGGTGGACCTGGCCGAGGGCAGCGAACAGCTGCCGCCGACCGACGGCCTGCTGTACCTGACAAAGGACCTCAGCCGCGTCATCATCCGCCCGAGCGGGACGGAGCCCAAGCTCAAGTGCTACCTCGAGGTCATCCGCAGCGTCGGTACAGCAGCGGAACTGCCGGAGGCCCGGCAGGAGGCACGCGGCGCGCTGGACGGCGTGCTCGCCGACGTCCGCGAGGCCTTAGGGCTGTAA
- the nirD gene encoding nitrite reductase small subunit NirD — translation MTAVLESAARSFVEDSGFGSGWHRVCAVEELEPAWGEAALIAGRQVALFRTAAGQVFAVAQEDPATGAHVMARGITGSRGARPTLASPLHKEVYDLETGECLTAPGLRLQTFSTRVVAGYVEVEL, via the coding sequence ATGACTGCCGTACTTGAGAGCGCAGCACGGAGCTTTGTCGAAGATTCGGGCTTCGGAAGCGGCTGGCACCGGGTGTGCGCCGTAGAAGAACTGGAGCCCGCCTGGGGAGAGGCGGCACTGATCGCGGGGCGCCAGGTGGCACTGTTCCGTACCGCCGCCGGACAGGTTTTCGCCGTCGCGCAGGAGGACCCGGCCACCGGTGCCCATGTCATGGCCCGCGGAATCACGGGGTCCCGCGGGGCACGGCCAACGCTGGCCTCACCGCTGCACAAGGAGGTTTATGACCTCGAAACAGGGGAGTGCCTGACAGCACCGGGACTCCGGCTGCAGACGTTCAGCACCCGGGTTGTGGCCGGGTACGTCGAAGTGGAGCTCTAG
- the cobA gene encoding uroporphyrinogen-III C-methyltransferase: MELTIDLTGREILVTGSDTAARQAVRRYEAAGAIVSRLSTPGGAPNDGRLPERPFLVAAVDDGQAGWEPLLERCRETGILVAAEPAAGPAGRVTLVGGGPGTTELLTVAAVKALRDADVIFYDRLAPYQELPSLSTAELVDVGKRPGHHPVSQAGIEELIVSAALAGRNVVRLKGGDPYVFGRGGEEVAACVKAGVPVRVISGVTSAISVPAAAGIPVTHREVSHMFTVVSGHAPLTEKEHTHLAGLGGTIVVLMGIGTLHQLAAGLRRAGMRADMPMAVVERGYRPGQRTTIASLGTITTAAADCTNPAVLVIGDVVRVAEANPGSAEASAELDRLAASLMGA; this comes from the coding sequence ATGGAACTCACCATTGATCTCACCGGCCGGGAAATCCTGGTCACCGGATCCGACACCGCCGCCCGCCAGGCGGTCCGCCGCTACGAAGCCGCCGGCGCCATCGTCTCCCGGCTCAGCACCCCCGGCGGCGCCCCCAACGACGGGCGCCTGCCGGAACGGCCCTTCCTGGTCGCCGCGGTCGACGACGGCCAGGCTGGCTGGGAGCCCCTGCTGGAGCGCTGCCGGGAGACCGGCATCCTCGTAGCCGCCGAACCCGCCGCCGGTCCCGCCGGCAGGGTCACCCTGGTGGGCGGCGGCCCGGGAACCACCGAGCTGCTGACCGTGGCGGCCGTCAAGGCGCTGCGGGATGCCGACGTCATCTTCTACGACCGGCTGGCCCCGTACCAGGAGCTGCCCTCGCTGAGTACGGCGGAACTCGTGGACGTGGGCAAGCGCCCCGGCCACCACCCGGTCAGCCAGGCCGGAATCGAGGAGCTGATTGTCAGCGCGGCCCTTGCCGGCAGGAATGTTGTCCGGCTCAAGGGCGGTGACCCGTACGTCTTCGGCCGTGGGGGCGAAGAAGTGGCCGCATGCGTCAAGGCCGGCGTGCCGGTCCGGGTGATTTCCGGCGTCACCAGCGCCATCTCGGTCCCGGCCGCGGCAGGAATTCCGGTCACCCACCGCGAGGTCAGCCACATGTTCACCGTGGTTTCCGGCCACGCCCCGCTGACGGAGAAGGAGCACACCCACCTGGCGGGACTCGGCGGAACCATCGTGGTCCTCATGGGCATCGGCACGCTGCACCAGCTCGCCGCCGGCCTGCGCCGCGCCGGCATGCGGGCCGATATGCCGATGGCCGTCGTCGAACGCGGTTACCGTCCCGGACAGCGCACCACCATCGCCAGCCTCGGCACCATCACCACCGCCGCCGCGGACTGCACCAACCCCGCGGTGCTGGTGATCGGCGACGTCGTCCGGGTTGCCGAAGCGAACCCGGGCTCCGCCGAGGCCTCCGCCGAGCTGGACCGCCTCGCCGCGTCCCTGATGGGGGCGTGA
- a CDS encoding uroporphyrinogen-III synthase encodes MIALEAAAAGDAVEKELPLEGFRVGVTSHRRSQDLIEALERRGAEVLHAPALKIAPVQEDLRLIEDTRAIIDAKPELCIATTAYGMRRWCEAADTFGIGEQLLETLGATRMFVRGPKARGAVRAAGLADVGISSDETTATLVDMLLAEGVRGKTVAVQLHGYTDVRQLERLRMSGATVLTVTPYRWVKPDGADRLPRLIEAACSGNLDVLTFTSAPAVDAMWSTAHEMGLYKQLVESLKTNVATAVVGPVTAQPLLDAGLQPLVPERFRMGALIRLVCEHLALNHVRRLDTASGSVELRGRSLRIDGQAVEMAPAPLLLLRALLGAGGAVLSREDLSELLELRGSVHALDMTVSRLRSALPDGRLVETVVKRGYRLRV; translated from the coding sequence ATGATCGCGCTGGAAGCCGCCGCTGCCGGGGACGCCGTAGAGAAAGAGCTGCCCCTCGAGGGGTTCCGGGTCGGCGTCACCTCGCACCGGCGCTCCCAGGACCTGATCGAGGCCCTGGAACGGCGCGGGGCCGAGGTGCTGCACGCACCGGCGCTGAAGATCGCCCCCGTGCAGGAGGACCTGCGCCTGATCGAGGATACCCGCGCCATTATCGACGCCAAGCCGGAGCTCTGCATCGCCACGACGGCCTACGGCATGCGCCGCTGGTGCGAGGCCGCGGACACGTTCGGGATCGGCGAACAGCTGCTTGAAACCCTGGGCGCCACGCGGATGTTTGTCCGCGGACCCAAGGCCCGCGGTGCCGTCCGCGCGGCAGGGCTGGCCGACGTCGGCATCAGCAGCGACGAGACCACTGCCACCCTGGTGGACATGCTCCTTGCCGAAGGCGTGCGCGGAAAGACCGTGGCCGTCCAGCTGCACGGCTACACGGACGTGCGCCAGCTTGAGCGGCTGCGGATGTCCGGCGCCACCGTGCTGACCGTCACCCCGTATCGCTGGGTGAAGCCCGACGGCGCTGACCGGCTGCCGCGGCTCATCGAGGCCGCCTGCAGCGGGAACCTCGACGTGCTGACGTTCACCAGCGCCCCGGCCGTGGACGCGATGTGGAGCACGGCCCACGAGATGGGCCTCTACAAGCAGCTTGTGGAAAGCCTCAAGACAAACGTCGCGACCGCCGTCGTGGGGCCGGTCACGGCCCAGCCGCTGCTCGACGCCGGACTGCAGCCGCTGGTTCCGGAGCGGTTCCGGATGGGCGCCCTGATCCGGCTGGTCTGCGAGCACCTGGCCCTGAACCACGTCCGCCGGCTGGACACCGCCTCAGGCAGCGTGGAACTCCGCGGCCGCTCGCTGCGGATCGACGGCCAGGCCGTGGAGATGGCGCCGGCGCCGCTGCTGCTGTTGCGCGCGCTGCTGGGCGCCGGCGGGGCGGTCCTCTCCCGCGAGGACCTGTCCGAGCTGCTGGAACTTCGGGGCTCCGTCCACGCCCTGGACATGACGGTGAGCCGGCTGCGCTCCGCGCTCCCCGACGGGCGCCTGGTCGAGACCGTGGTCAAGCGCGGCTACCGGCTCCGGGTGTGA